A genomic window from Spodoptera frugiperda isolate SF20-4 chromosome 29, AGI-APGP_CSIRO_Sfru_2.0, whole genome shotgun sequence includes:
- the LOC126912758 gene encoding uncharacterized protein LOC126912758, with protein sequence MTGYLPCLLNLVKVCLAHLNNIHAKINFTYELENERTLPFLDVKILVRADGSLGHSVYRKSTHTDRYLQADSHHHPRQLNSVVTSLTNRAYDLCDEEHLQEELTHVMKVLRSNGYRIAKHKKKPTNRHRRCEVERQPAFMPYVKGVTDKVANILHKYAIKTVFTPFRKVSQMLRSPKDSFPLERPGVYKVDCSCGKSYIGQTKRTVACRISEHIRAVKNNDAQKSAIAQHILEAGSNHWIELHNPQVISTERHYIPRLVREAIEITKYKNFNREDGFQLSRAWNPVVQLCKTRKSAKKEKSSRADTVNEN encoded by the exons atgacgggatatttaccatgtttattgaatttg GTGAAAGTATGCTTGGCACATCTAAACAACATACACGCGAAGATTAACTTCACTTACGAGTTGGAAAATGAGAGGACATTGCCATTTCTGGACGTGAAGATTTTGGTTCGTGCTGACGGCTCTCTGGGACACTCGGTTTACAGGAAATCGACTCACACTGACCGATATTTACAAGCTGATTCTCACCACCATCCCAGACAACTAAACTCTGTAGTCACCTCACTCACCAACCGCGCATATGATTTATGCGACGAGGAACATCTACAGGAGGAGCTGACACATGTGATGAAGGTGCTGCGGAGTAACGGATATAGGATTGCAAAGCACAAGAAGAAACCCACTAATAGACATCGGAGGTGCGAGGTTGAGAGGCAACCAGCATTTATGCCATATGTGAAGGGAGTGACAGATAAGGTTGCAAACATTCTCCACAAATACGCCATTAAGACTGTCTTCACTCCTTTCCGGAAAGTTTCCCAGATGCTGCGCTCGCCGAAGGATAGCTTCCCTCTAGAAAGACCTGGTGTCTATAAAGTGGACTGTAGTTGTGGCAAATCATATATCGGTCAGACTAAGCGTACTGTGGCTTGTAGAATTTCTGAGCATATCagagcggtgaaaaacaacgacgcacaaaaatccgctatagctcaacacatcctggaggctggatcaaaccactggattgagttacataacccacaagttatctcgacagaacgccactatatacctagactggtaagagaagcgattgagataaccaagtacaaaaacttcaaccgggaggatgggtttcaactgtcgagggcttggaatccagtggtccaactgtgtaaaacccgcaaaagtgccaagaaagaaaaaagttcgcgagcggacacagtgaatGAGAATTAA